From the Acidovorax sp. NCPPB 3576 genome, the window CCATCGTCGTCAGCTCGGGCCAGAGCACGTCGGTGCACGCCCAGCAGCACGTGACCATCTCCAGTGGCGCGCAACTCACGCAGTTGGCCAAGGCCGGCATGCTCACGCATGTGACTTCGGGCGGGCAAAGCAACATGGTCTCGGGCGGGGACGTGGCCTCCGTGGCCCAAACCGGCAACATGAATCTGGTGGCGGAGCAGAACATATCGCTGTCCTCCACCAGCCTGAACGCCAACGTGCTGGCCAAGGAAAACGTGGTGGTGAACGCGCAGAGCGACACGGTGTTCGTGAACGCTGGCAAGAACATCACGCAAGTGGCAGGAGAGAGCGTGACCCTGGTTTGCGGCGCCGCTTCCATCACTTTGAAGGCCGATGGCACGATCGTGCTCAATGGCGTGAAAGGCGTCTTCAACTTCCAGGACGACCTCGACCAGTTCGGGAAAAAGATCAACCTCAATTGCTGAGGCCTTCCGCCTGCGGCCTCATCCATAAGAAAACCATGCTTTATCACTTCCAAGAAGGCCACATCACGGCACCGCCCCATGTGACGGACCGCACCATGCACCTGTTGGCGCCCGAGCCCGGCTCCGGCGGCATGACCATCGCGATCTCGAAGGACCCGCTGGAGGCGGACGAAACGCCTCCGGAGTTCTTGAAGCGCCAGTTGAACGATCTTTCCCGGCAAGTGAGCAAATTCACCCGCAGCGAGATCGAGCCCGCCTTTTTGGGCGCGGGCCAACAGATCGGCGGATCGAAGTTCTCGGTGAGCTACAAGCAGCAGGGCAAGACCGTGTACCACGTGCAGTCGCTGTTCTTGCTGCCGGACACGCGCCAGGTGCTCAGCCTGACGTTTTCGCTGCCGGTCCCTTTCACCGATGAGCACCACAAGATGGTGAGCGATGTCTTGGGGAGTTTCGTCTTGCGTGAATGACGACGGGGCGACGTCCCGACCGCACGTGCCTGAAGGCACGGCTTGAAAAAAGATGGAGACAAAACATGGGCGGACAGGCGGCGGCGAGGCTGGGAGACGACATAGGGCACGTGTCAGTGTGGTCGAGGCTGGCGCGGGTGGGGTTGAGGCTGGCGTCGGGGATGGTGGAGACGTTGCTGGTGGCGGGAGCGGTGGCGCTGCTGGCGGGGGTGTCGGTGGCGACGATGGGGTGCGGGGCGATCCTGGCGTGCGGGTTGCTGGCCGGGTTCATCGGAGGGGCGACGGGCTGGAGCAGCTACAAGGAAAAGAAGATCCAGGAGATGACCGAGGACATCGGGGAGCTGGAGATCACGGGCAAGCTGGGTGCGCAGGGTGCGGGCACCGTGCTGATTGAAAACCGCCTGGCCATGCGGGCCGTCGCTGACTTCACTGCCTGCACCAAGCACCCCTCGCCCAACCCCAACTTCATCGCCGAGGGCACCGACAGCGTCTTCATCGAAACCTTTCCCGCTGCGCGCAAGGGCGACAAACTCGTGTGCGCCGCGCAGATCGCCACCGGGGCAGACACCGTCTTCTTTGGCGGCAACAAGACCGCCTACCTCAACGTCGCCGACGACAAGCTGTGGTGGGAGACCGCGCTGGAGATCGGCGTCGGCCTGGCCATGGGGCGCGGCAACTTCCTGGGGCGGGTGGGGTGCCTGGCCATGGGCGCCGTCGTCGGCATGGCCGGCGAGTGGCTCGGGCGCGGGTTCCGCTCCCTGATCGGCTACCCCGTGCACCCGGCCACCGGCGGCAAGGTCCTGGACGGCAGCCGCGACACCGACTTCATGCTGCCCGGGCCGCTGCCCATCGAATGGCGGCGCTTTTACAGCAACCACGACCACCGCCGGGACACCGTGCACGGCGAAGGCTGGAGCGTGCCCTACGACATCGAACTGCACGTCGTGCGGCCCGCGCCCGGCAGCGGCGAGGGCGGGCGCCTCATCTACGTCAACCCGCAGGGGCGGCACATCGAACTGCCTCTGGTCGAGCCGGGCAACGCCCTGTACAACACCGGAGAAGGCTTCATCGTCGGGTGCAGCGCCGGAGGGCACTTCGAAGTCAGCGGCCTGGACCACATCCACCAGCAATTCGGCCCCGCGCCCGAGGCGAGCGGCACCCATGTCCTCAAGCTGCTGCGCCTGCGCGACCGCTTCGGGCACTGGATCGCGCTGCGCTACGACCGCGCGCGGCGCCTGGCGGGCCTCACCGACCACCTGGGGCGCGTGCTGCGCCTGGACTACGCCGGCGAGGCCCGCCAGGTGCGCGCCATCCACCTCGTGCAGGCCGCGCCTGGCGAGCAGCTCGGCCTGCTGGCCAGCTACCGCTACGGGCCGGCCGACCCCGCGCCCGGCCAGCTCACCGAAGTGCTGGACCGCACGCGCACGCCCATCCGGCGCTTCGCCTACGCCGAGCGCCTCATGGTCCTGCAGGCCGATGCCGGCGGCTTGGAATGCCACTACGCCTGGGAGGGCGCCGAGCAGGCCAGCGGCCCCGAGCGCCAGGACGGCGCGCTCGGCCCCGACGGGCGGCGCCTGCGCGACCGGCGCGTCGTGCGCCACTGGACGGGCGACGGCGAGGCCTACGACATCGCCTACGCCCTCGCGCCAGATGGCCAAGGAGAGACCCTCGCCACCGACCACCTGGGCCGCCGCCAGCGCTGGCACTGGGACCGCCAGCACAACCTCACCCGTTATCAAAACCCCCTGGGCCACACCTGGCAGCTGCAATGGAGCGAGCGGCGCGAACTGCTCGCCTGCACCCGGCCCAGTGGCGCCACCACCACGTTCCAGTACGACGAGAACGCCCTGCAAAGCGGCATCGTCGATCCGCTGGGGCGCCTCACGCGCACCCTGTGGGACAGCCGCTGGTTCGTGCCCCTGCGCGTGAGCGGCCCGGACGGCGCCACCTGGCGCTGGGAATACGACGACCGGGGCCTGCCCACCACCGAAACCGCCCCGGACGGCCACACCACCGAAACCGCCTGGGACGCCAGCGGCCAGCCCGTGCAGATCACCGACGCCCGCGGTGGGCGCAGCACCCTCGTGTGGAACGAACGCGCGCTGCTCACGCGCCACACCGACTGCTCCGGGCAAAGCACCCACTACGCCTATGACGGCCAGGGCCAGCTGCAAAGCGTCACCGACGCGCTCGGGCAGGTCACCCGCAGCACCTTCGATGCGCGCGGGCGCCTGGTGTCCGTGGCGCTTCCCGACGGCAGCAGCCAGACCTTCGGGCACGACAGCGCCGGGCGCCTCGTGCAGCAATCCGATGCCCTGTCGCGCCTCACGCGCTACGGCTACAACGCGCGGGGCCAGCGGCTGTGGCGCGTGGACGCCGAAGGGCGGCAAAGCGGCGTGCGCTACGACGCGGCGCACCGCATGGCCGAGTTCACGACAGAAAACGGCGCCAGCTACCGCTTCGGCTACGACGCGGGCGACCGGCTCATCGCGGAAGAGCGGCTGGACGGCACGCGCATCGCGCTCGAATACGACGCGGACGGCCAGGTCACCGCCATCACCCACCACGCGGGCGGGGGCGACGACGTGTTAGGGGAGTTGGAAACCCAGGCCGCCGAAGGCACCCTGGCGCAGGGCGGCAAGGCGCGGCGCGCTATGGCGCCGCGGCGCACCGAACTCGTGCGCGACGCCCTGGGGCGCCTCACGGAAAAGCGCTGCAACGGCCAGATCCTGCGCTACCGGCACGACGTGGCGGGGCGGGTCGTGGAGGCCGTGCGCCTGCGCGTGGACGGGACGCTGCAGGAACAACGGCTGCACACCGTGCGCTTCGAATACGACGCCGTGGGCCACCTCATCGCAGAGCATTCCACGGATGCGCTCACCGGGCACACCCACCGCCTGAGGCACACGCACGACGCGCTCGGGCACCGCACGCGCACCGAACTGCCCGCCGTGGCCCGGCCCGGGGGGCGGGTGCTGCAGCGCAGCCTGAACTACCTGCACTACGGCTCGGGGCACCTGCACCGCATCGGGCTGGGCCTGCGCGAATCGGCTGGGGCCGAGGGAGCTGCCGAAGAAACAGACCGCGACGCCGCACCGCAAGCCAGCGAAGCGCACCGGCTGATCGCCGACTTCGAGCGAGACGCGCTGCACCGGGAGGTGCACCGCAGCCAGGGCAGCCTGGGCACGCGCTACTTGCTCGATCCGCTGGGGCGGCGCGTGGGCAGCTGGACGCGCTCGGATGCGGGCCTGCAGACGGCAGGCTGGGAGCGCGAATGGCACCAGCAGCAGGTGGAGCTGGCCGAGCACGGCCCCAGCCACGCCAGCGGCCTGCTCAAGCAATACCGCTACGACGCGGCGGGCGAGCTGCGCGACAGCGTGCACAGCCACAAGGGGCGCAGCAGCTTCCAGTACGACGGCACCGGGCGGGTGCTGCAGGCCGTGCGCCTGGGGCCGGGGGCGGGGCAGGGCGTGCCGAATGCATCGGGCGCATCGGGCGCCGAGCGGATGCAGGAGCGCTTCGACTACGACCCCGCGGGCAACCTGCTCGATCCGCTGGCGGGCAGCGCTTCGGGGGCGGGCGGCGGCGGCCCGGCCGGCGCTCGCTCGCAGGGCTACCTGCGCGACAACCTCGTGCGCGTGTACGAGGACAAGCGCTACGCCTACGACGGCCTGGGCCGCCTGGTCCAGAAAAAGAGCGGGCGGCACACGCTGCAGCACTTCGAGTGGGATGCGGAGGACCAGCTGGTGGCCGTGACCACGGTGCGGCGCCCGGGCACGCCGCAGGAAACCCGCCAGGCCACGCGCTACCGCTACGACGCGCTGGGGCGGCGGGTGGCGAGCGAGGACGCGTTCGGGGTGACGGAGTTCGTGTGGGAGGGGATGCGGCTGATCGAGGAGCGCCGCGGGGCGCGGGTGACGAGCTACGTGTACGAGCCGGGCGGGTACGTGCCGCTGGCGCGCATCGATGCGCAAGGGGGTGGGGCCGCCGAAGCCGTGCAGACGGCGGTGCCAGCCACGGGGCGGGCCAGGGAACAGGCCGTGTCACGGGGGGAGGAGCCGGGCGGCGCGCAGATCTACTACTTCCATGCCGACCCGTCTGGCGTGCCGGAGGAGCTGACCGACCCCGAGGGCCAGGTGCGCTGGCGCGCCAGCTACCGCACCTGGGGCGGGGCGCTCCAGGAGCAGTGGGAGGCGGTGCGCATCGACGGCAGCGCCATCCCCCAGGCGCAGGCGCATGGCCGGGGCGAGGCGATGGAGCAGAACCTGCGGCTGCAGGGCCAGTATCTGGACCGGGACACGGGGCTGCACTACAACACGTTCCGCTTCTACGACCCGGACATCGGGCGCTTCATCAGCGCCGATCCCATCGGGCTGGCGGGCGGCAGCCATCTGCATCTTTATGCGGCCAATCCTCTGCGATGGATCGACCCTTGGGGCCTTGATAAGTACGTCATCATCGGCGAGGGGCAGGGCGCAGTGGAAGCCTATGCAAAGACGATGAGAGAAAACCCCCGACTGGCGGGCCATGAGTTCAGGACAATCAAAAAAGACTGGGCTGGAATTATTCGTTCGAGTGGCGCTTCCACGGAAACCATGAGTTCCTATGAATGGGAGCGCAAGGCGGTGCAGGGCAATATCGACTGGGTCAACGACCGCCATGCAGAGGGTTATAAATTCATCGATATCGGAGCCGATGGGGCAGAAAACCGAAGCTCTTTTTATCTTGCGGAGAAACAGGCCTTGACGGATCTTGGCGTCAAACCGGCACGAGGCAATGCGGCGGCCATTGCTGCCGCGAGAGCGGCCGCCCCTGTCAGTGGTCGGCCGAAATCCAAACTGGGATGTTGAATGAATTCTTCTTTTGCTAACGACCACATCGCCACATGGATTCATGTACCGATACCCCGCCATGGCGAGGCGGTGGCGCGGGAGTTCTATGAGAAAAAAATAGGACTCAAAAGGAGCTACAGCGAGTTTTGGTTGGCAGAAAACGGCTTGGTGCGCCTGCAACTCAAGTTTGTCGAACACGTCGAAAAAATCAACGCGCTCCAGCCGTCGTCTTTGTGCAGCATTTTTCTGGAAGGCGACTTTCTCTCGGTTTGCGAGCGCTGGGTGCAAAAGGGCGTGTCCATCGAATTGCTGCAACTCGATCCTGGCGGTTTCACCGCCGTGGTGCTGGACCCCTTTTTAAATCGCCTTGAGTTTCGTGGCGATGAGGAATCCAGCGATTTATCGATCGACACCAGCGCATGGTCTTTTTTCCGGCGCTTATAGCCCTCTCAAATATTCAACCCATTCCTTCGGGCTTGATTTGTGCGCGTGCAATGACAGGTTTCCACCGCGCCTGCTCTGACTTGATGAAGGCGTCGAACTCCACACTGGTGTTGCCGACCGCCAAGGCCGTTTCTTGAGACAGCTTCTCCTTCACCAAGGCGCTTCTGGCCGCCTTGACCGCCTCGGCTTCCAACTTGGCAAGATGGTCTTTGGACCACTTGCTGGGTGCCAGCAACCCATACCACTGTGTCATTTCAAAGCCCTTGAACCCCTGCTCGGCCACCGTCGGCACATCCGGCAACTGTGGAAGCCGCTGCGCCGTGCCGGTAGCGATGCAACGCAATTTGCCTGCCTTGATGAAAGGCAGCAGGGCAGGGGCACCGACCGAGGCAGCCTGCAGGCGTCCCGCCATCAAGTCGGTGAGCATGGGCCCCGTCCCGCGATAAGGAACATGCAGCATGAACGTGTCCGTCACCATCTTCAAATATTCGAACGCCAGATGTCCGGCGCTGCCATTTCCTGCCGAGCCGTAATTCAGTTGGCCAGGCCGTGCTTTGGCGTAAGCAATGAACTCCGCCAGGCTTTTGATAGGCAAATCCGGATGAACCACGTACAAGCTTGGCACCTTGGACACCAGCGTGATGGGAGCGAAGTCGCGGTTGGCGTCGTATGCCAGCTTGGGAAAGATGTAGGGATTGACTGCCAGCGTACCGATGTGGCCCAGGATCAAAGTGTGTTCATCGGTGCTGTTGGCGACTTCCTGCATGGCGATGTTTCCCGCAGCGCCTGGTTTGTTGTCTACGAACACGTTCTGACCGATGGTCTTGGCCATTTCCGCGGCGACTGCCCGTGCCACGATTTCAGAACTGCCGCCGGGCGCGAATGGAACGACCAATCGAAGCGGTTTGGTCGGCCACGTAGTCTGCGCACTGGCGCTGCGGAATGGCAAACTGGCTACAGCGGCCAAAGAGCCCGAGAGAATCAGGCTGCGGCGGCTGAACATTGCCGTGGGTGAAACGCGTTGCATGGCTTGTCTCCAATTTGTTTTGGGTCGAGCGAACGAGTGGGGGGCACCTTTACAGAAGACCTGTGTCCAGCTTAATGCAAGGCCAGCGGGATGCAATGGCAGTTAAAACGGAGCTGTCCGACTTTTGGGTAACCCTGTATCGTTTAGTTGGCTTGTTTTGCCCCGCCGCTGATGCTTAAGGCGACTCGTTTTACGGGAGTGTCCGGAGATCCCATGGGCGCACCGCGGCGAGGTAGTCTTCCGCTAAGCGGGGCGGCCAATAGGCAGGCATATCGAACAGCGCTTCTTGACCTTCCCGGCCCGGCTGGTCCGGCGTCAGAACATGCCGTTGCCGTGAGCCATCTTATCGGGCACAGGCTGCATCACGTCCCAGTGCTCGACGATCTTGCCATTCTCAACCCGGAAGATGTCCATGATCGCGGTGCCGAGCTCACCCGGCTCGGGCAGCGAATGGACGTGTAGCACCACCAAATCGTCCTGCACGATGACGCGCTTGACGGTCGCCTTGAGGTTGGGGTTCTTCTGCTTGAGGTAGCCGCCGATGAACCCCTTCAGGCCCTCGACACCGTCGGCTGCGCGCGGATTGTGCTGGATGTACTTGGGGCCGATATAGGCGACGGCGGCTTCCACGTCTTTGCGGTTGATGGCGGCCTCGTAGAACGACAGCACGACGTCCTTGTTTGCCTGTTCCTGCGGCGTGAGTGAGGCCTGCGCGGCGGCGCTGCAGAGCGCAACCGCTACGCCCAAGGCAAATGAACGAAGAAGGCGGATCGAAGTCATGAAGAGCTCCTTGTGTTGGTGGAAAAGGAGTTGATTGTTAGGCGCTAATTTGTCGGGCATTTAGCCAATTTGTGTCGTAGCCGACACACGCCGTACGACGAGAGTCGCGTGTGCTGCGCGCTCAGCTGCGCGGCACGACTAGCTCCGCTCGCAGTCCTCCATCAGAGCGGTTGGCCAGCGTGACGCTGGCGCCTTGCCGATGCGCTAGTTCGCGTGCGATGTACAGGCCCAGACCGGCGCCGCCGGTGTTGCGGTTGCGCGAACCCTCTACACGGTAAAACGGCTCGAAAACGGCCTCCAGCTGCGCCGGGTCTATCCCCGGGCCTCGGTCTTCGACCGCGATGCGAATCTCCCTGCGGGTGGCATGCACGGAGACCTGGGCCGCGCCAGCGTAGCGCAGGGCGTTGCTCAGCAAGTTGTCGATGACCCGCCGGAGCGCGTCGGGCTGGGCTCGAACGCGCGCCTGCATCGCATCGCCCTCGGCAACAAGCACCTCGACCGGCTGGCTCTGCTCGACT encodes:
- a CDS encoding RHS repeat-associated core domain-containing protein; the encoded protein is MGGQAAARLGDDIGHVSVWSRLARVGLRLASGMVETLLVAGAVALLAGVSVATMGCGAILACGLLAGFIGGATGWSSYKEKKIQEMTEDIGELEITGKLGAQGAGTVLIENRLAMRAVADFTACTKHPSPNPNFIAEGTDSVFIETFPAARKGDKLVCAAQIATGADTVFFGGNKTAYLNVADDKLWWETALEIGVGLAMGRGNFLGRVGCLAMGAVVGMAGEWLGRGFRSLIGYPVHPATGGKVLDGSRDTDFMLPGPLPIEWRRFYSNHDHRRDTVHGEGWSVPYDIELHVVRPAPGSGEGGRLIYVNPQGRHIELPLVEPGNALYNTGEGFIVGCSAGGHFEVSGLDHIHQQFGPAPEASGTHVLKLLRLRDRFGHWIALRYDRARRLAGLTDHLGRVLRLDYAGEARQVRAIHLVQAAPGEQLGLLASYRYGPADPAPGQLTEVLDRTRTPIRRFAYAERLMVLQADAGGLECHYAWEGAEQASGPERQDGALGPDGRRLRDRRVVRHWTGDGEAYDIAYALAPDGQGETLATDHLGRRQRWHWDRQHNLTRYQNPLGHTWQLQWSERRELLACTRPSGATTTFQYDENALQSGIVDPLGRLTRTLWDSRWFVPLRVSGPDGATWRWEYDDRGLPTTETAPDGHTTETAWDASGQPVQITDARGGRSTLVWNERALLTRHTDCSGQSTHYAYDGQGQLQSVTDALGQVTRSTFDARGRLVSVALPDGSSQTFGHDSAGRLVQQSDALSRLTRYGYNARGQRLWRVDAEGRQSGVRYDAAHRMAEFTTENGASYRFGYDAGDRLIAEERLDGTRIALEYDADGQVTAITHHAGGGDDVLGELETQAAEGTLAQGGKARRAMAPRRTELVRDALGRLTEKRCNGQILRYRHDVAGRVVEAVRLRVDGTLQEQRLHTVRFEYDAVGHLIAEHSTDALTGHTHRLRHTHDALGHRTRTELPAVARPGGRVLQRSLNYLHYGSGHLHRIGLGLRESAGAEGAAEETDRDAAPQASEAHRLIADFERDALHREVHRSQGSLGTRYLLDPLGRRVGSWTRSDAGLQTAGWEREWHQQQVELAEHGPSHASGLLKQYRYDAAGELRDSVHSHKGRSSFQYDGTGRVLQAVRLGPGAGQGVPNASGASGAERMQERFDYDPAGNLLDPLAGSASGAGGGGPAGARSQGYLRDNLVRVYEDKRYAYDGLGRLVQKKSGRHTLQHFEWDAEDQLVAVTTVRRPGTPQETRQATRYRYDALGRRVASEDAFGVTEFVWEGMRLIEERRGARVTSYVYEPGGYVPLARIDAQGGGAAEAVQTAVPATGRAREQAVSRGEEPGGAQIYYFHADPSGVPEELTDPEGQVRWRASYRTWGGALQEQWEAVRIDGSAIPQAQAHGRGEAMEQNLRLQGQYLDRDTGLHYNTFRFYDPDIGRFISADPIGLAGGSHLHLYAANPLRWIDPWGLDKYVIIGEGQGAVEAYAKTMRENPRLAGHEFRTIKKDWAGIIRSSGASTETMSSYEWERKAVQGNIDWVNDRHAEGYKFIDIGADGAENRSSFYLAEKQALTDLGVKPARGNAAAIAAARAAAPVSGRPKSKLGC
- a CDS encoding sensor histidine kinase; this translates as MDDQVEQSQPVEVLVAEGDAMQARVRAQPDALRRVIDNLLSNALRYAGAAQVSVHATRREIRIAVEDRGPGIDPAQLEAVFEPFYRVEGSRNRNTGGAGLGLYIARELAHRQGASVTLANRSDGGLRAELVVPRS
- a CDS encoding Bug family tripartite tricarboxylate transporter substrate binding protein is translated as MQRVSPTAMFSRRSLILSGSLAAVASLPFRSASAQTTWPTKPLRLVVPFAPGGSSEIVARAVAAEMAKTIGQNVFVDNKPGAAGNIAMQEVANSTDEHTLILGHIGTLAVNPYIFPKLAYDANRDFAPITLVSKVPSLYVVHPDLPIKSLAEFIAYAKARPGQLNYGSAGNGSAGHLAFEYLKMVTDTFMLHVPYRGTGPMLTDLMAGRLQAASVGAPALLPFIKAGKLRCIATGTAQRLPQLPDVPTVAEQGFKGFEMTQWYGLLAPSKWSKDHLAKLEAEAVKAARSALVKEKLSQETALAVGNTSVEFDAFIKSEQARWKPVIARAQIKPEGMG
- a CDS encoding nuclear transport factor 2 family protein; translation: MTSIRLLRSFALGVAVALCSAAAQASLTPQEQANKDVVLSFYEAAINRKDVEAAVAYIGPKYIQHNPRAADGVEGLKGFIGGYLKQKNPNLKATVKRVIVQDDLVVLHVHSLPEPGELGTAIMDIFRVENGKIVEHWDVMQPVPDKMAHGNGMF
- a CDS encoding VOC family protein, translated to MNSSFANDHIATWIHVPIPRHGEAVAREFYEKKIGLKRSYSEFWLAENGLVRLQLKFVEHVEKINALQPSSLCSIFLEGDFLSVCERWVQKGVSIELLQLDPGGFTAVVLDPFLNRLEFRGDEESSDLSIDTSAWSFFRRL
- a CDS encoding DUF1795 domain-containing protein gives rise to the protein MLYHFQEGHITAPPHVTDRTMHLLAPEPGSGGMTIAISKDPLEADETPPEFLKRQLNDLSRQVSKFTRSEIEPAFLGAGQQIGGSKFSVSYKQQGKTVYHVQSLFLLPDTRQVLSLTFSLPVPFTDEHHKMVSDVLGSFVLRE